One segment of Clostridium botulinum DNA contains the following:
- a CDS encoding class II fructose-bisphosphate aldolase, translating into MPLVNMNELLLKADNENYAVGSFSVANMEMIIGAIKAAEELNSPIILQIAEVRLKHSPLDIIGPSMIKAAEKAKVPVAVHFDHGLTIDNIKRALSLGFTSVMIDGSSLDFLENIKITSLVEKLARDYGAAVEGEIGHVGGSEDGSEEGNIKVTDLEEARQFINDTEIDALAIAIGNSHGVYKGEPKLRFDILTKLHDNLKIPLVLHGGSGISEDDFKKCATMGIRKINIATATFNKVRDSVKNLNSNSKDYDYFTLHETEIQGAYENVKKHIKIFGSENKAGL; encoded by the coding sequence ATGCCATTAGTAAATATGAATGAACTATTACTAAAAGCAGACAATGAAAATTATGCAGTTGGAAGTTTTAGTGTAGCTAATATGGAAATGATAATTGGTGCTATCAAAGCAGCAGAAGAATTAAATTCTCCAATTATATTACAAATAGCAGAAGTGAGATTAAAACATTCGCCATTAGATATAATAGGGCCATCAATGATAAAAGCAGCAGAAAAAGCTAAAGTACCTGTAGCTGTTCACTTTGACCATGGCTTAACAATAGATAATATAAAAAGAGCATTAAGCTTAGGATTTACTTCAGTAATGATAGATGGATCATCTCTAGATTTTTTAGAAAATATAAAGATAACAAGTTTAGTAGAAAAATTAGCTAGAGATTATGGAGCTGCTGTTGAAGGTGAAATTGGCCATGTTGGAGGTAGTGAAGATGGTAGTGAAGAGGGAAATATAAAAGTTACTGATTTAGAAGAGGCTAGGCAATTTATAAATGATACTGAAATAGATGCTCTTGCGATAGCAATAGGAAATTCTCATGGAGTTTACAAAGGTGAACCTAAATTAAGATTTGATATTTTAACAAAACTACATGATAACTTAAAAATACCATTAGTATTACACGGTGGGTCAGGGATATCAGAAGATGACTTTAAAAAATGTGCAACTATGGGAATAAGAAAAATAAATATAGCAACTGCTACTTTTAATAAAGTAAGAGATTCTGTAAAAAATCTAAATAGTAATTCAAAAGACTATGATTACTTTACTTTGCATGAGACTGAAATACAAGGGGCATATGAGAATGTAAAGAAACATATAAAAATTTTTGGTAGTGAGAATAAAGCAGGACTATAA
- the iolC gene encoding 5-dehydro-2-deoxygluconokinase translates to MGYIKFQKDRKFEIVPIGRVAIDFNPTDINRPLSKSMTFKKYLGGSPANIAVGLSRLGKKVGFIGKVSKDQFGKFVVDYFNNEGIDTSQIKYAENGESLGLTFTEIASPTESSILMYRNGIADLELDVNEIDEEYIKNTKAIVISGTALAKSPSREAALKALELAKKNDTVVIFDVDYREYNWKNKDEIAIYYSIVGKQSDIVMGSREEFDLMESLIVKEKSTDEESAKRWLGFGNKIVVIKHGKEGSTAYTNDGKSYKIKPFPVKLLKSFGGGDAYASAFIYGILEEWDIMDALEFGSASAAMLVASHSCSEDMPTVKEINEFIKEKKEQYGEMIARG, encoded by the coding sequence ATGGGATATATTAAATTTCAAAAAGATAGAAAATTTGAGATAGTTCCTATTGGAAGAGTAGCAATTGATTTTAATCCAACAGATATAAATAGGCCACTATCAAAGAGTATGACTTTCAAAAAATATTTAGGGGGATCACCAGCTAATATAGCAGTTGGGCTTTCAAGACTTGGCAAAAAAGTTGGTTTTATAGGTAAAGTTTCAAAAGATCAATTTGGAAAATTTGTAGTTGATTACTTTAATAATGAAGGAATAGATACTTCACAAATAAAGTATGCAGAAAATGGAGAGTCTTTAGGTCTTACATTTACAGAAATAGCGAGTCCAACAGAAAGTAGTATTTTGATGTATAGGAATGGAATAGCTGATTTAGAGTTAGATGTTAATGAGATAGATGAGGAATATATAAAAAATACAAAGGCAATAGTAATATCAGGAACAGCACTTGCTAAAAGTCCATCTAGAGAAGCTGCATTAAAAGCATTGGAGCTTGCTAAAAAGAATGATACAGTTGTAATTTTTGATGTAGATTATAGAGAATATAATTGGAAAAATAAAGATGAAATAGCTATTTATTATTCAATAGTTGGAAAACAAAGTGACATTGTTATGGGATCAAGAGAAGAATTTGATTTGATGGAAAGTCTAATTGTTAAGGAAAAAAGCACTGATGAAGAAAGTGCTAAAAGATGGTTAGGTTTTGGTAATAAAATAGTTGTAATTAAACATGGAAAAGAAGGCTCTACAGCGTATACTAATGACGGAAAATCATATAAAATAAAGCCATTTCCAGTAAAACTCTTAAAATCATTTGGTGGTGGAGATGCATATGCTTCAGCATTTATATATGGAATATTAGAAGAATGGGATATTATGGACGCTTTAGAATTTGGAAGTGCTTCAGCAGCTATGTTAGTAGCAAGTCATAGTTGTTCAGAAGATATGCCAACTGTAAAAGAGATAAATGAATTTATAAAAGAAAAGAAAGAACAATATGGAGAAATGATAGCAAGAGGTTAA
- a CDS encoding 5-deoxy-glucuronate isomerase, whose translation MVHELHDLQYGENVLCEISGKNKDMLMDIVVEKLRKDEIKEYHNAEKEIAILLLTGKVKIAWNKDSEIIERKSVFDEDPWCLHVPKNIKVTVECLEESELIIQSTENQNDFEAKLYSPEKCRSDIFGEGTWNGTARRVVRTVFDYNNAPYSNMVIGEVITFPGKWSSYPPHYHPQPEVYFYKFNKEQGFGFCLNGDNAYKISNNSFSTITGGDVHPQTSAPGYAMYYCWMIRHLENNPWTDRIDVEEHKWLWDKDVKIWPDKA comes from the coding sequence ATGGTTCATGAATTACATGATTTACAATATGGTGAAAACGTATTATGTGAAATTAGCGGTAAAAACAAAGATATGTTGATGGATATTGTAGTTGAAAAATTAAGAAAAGATGAAATAAAAGAATACCACAATGCTGAGAAAGAAATAGCAATACTTCTTTTAACAGGAAAGGTTAAAATAGCCTGGAATAAAGATTCTGAAATAATAGAGAGAAAATCTGTTTTTGATGAAGATCCATGGTGTTTACATGTTCCTAAGAATATAAAAGTAACAGTTGAATGTTTAGAAGAAAGTGAATTAATAATACAAAGCACAGAAAATCAAAATGATTTTGAAGCAAAATTATATTCACCTGAGAAGTGTAGAAGTGATATTTTTGGTGAAGGAACTTGGAATGGGACTGCAAGGAGAGTTGTAAGAACAGTATTTGATTATAACAATGCACCATATTCTAATATGGTAATTGGAGAAGTTATAACATTTCCTGGGAAATGGTCAAGCTATCCACCTCATTATCATCCACAACCAGAAGTATATTTTTATAAATTTAACAAAGAACAAGGCTTTGGATTTTGTTTAAATGGAGATAATGCATATAAAATCTCTAACAATAGTTTTTCAACAATAACAGGTGGAGATGTTCATCCTCAAACATCAGCACCAGGATATGCAATGTATTATTGTTGGATGATTAGACATCTTGAAAATAATCCATGGACTGACAGAATAGATGTAGAAGAACACAAATGGCTTTGGGATAAAGACGTTAAAATATGGCCGGATAAGGCATAA
- the iolD gene encoding 3D-(3,5/4)-trihydroxycyclohexane-1,2-dione acylhydrolase (decyclizing), with protein sequence MKSTKMTTAQALVRFLDNQYVSFDGKEEKFVHGIFTIFGHGIVVGLGQALDENTRDLKVYQGRNEQGMAHAATAFAKQNNRRKIIACSSSIGPGAANMVTAAATATVNNIPLLLLPGDSFATRQPDPVLQQIEQSYNLGITTNDVFKPVCKYWDRVNRPEQLMSAMINAMRVLTDPAETGAVCISLPQDVQGESFEFPEYFFKKRVHKITRPLAVEEEFYECLNIIKNKKKPIIICGGGVRYSEAGDALSKFANKFNIPIGETQAGKSSIKSSDPMNLGGIGVTGNLASNIIAKDADLVIGVGTRFSDFTTASKSLFKNPDVEFVTINLSKFHASKLDSCKMVGDAKECLEYLHKLLEKENYISSYKDEIKDAKIAWKEEMKRLTNIKYEENFEPIIKFRNKESLEEFKKLTDTTITQTSALGLIRECIDDDSIIVGASGSLPGDLQRMWETESLNSYHMEYGYSCMGYEIAAGFGAKLADPEKEVYSILGDGSYLMLHSELITSIQENKKVNVLLFDNCGFGCINNLQMSNGIGNLATEFRYRNSETNKLNGKLIPIDFAKAAEGYGLKTYTAKNLEELKNALIDAKKQKVSTLIDIKVLPKTMTDGYESWWHVGLAEVSEKESVNEAFKNSKKILKGARKY encoded by the coding sequence ATGAAGAGTACAAAAATGACAACAGCACAAGCGCTGGTTAGATTTTTAGATAATCAATATGTTTCATTTGATGGAAAAGAAGAAAAGTTTGTTCATGGAATATTTACTATCTTTGGTCATGGAATAGTGGTGGGTTTAGGACAAGCACTTGACGAGAATACAAGAGATTTAAAAGTTTATCAAGGAAGAAATGAGCAAGGCATGGCACATGCAGCAACTGCATTTGCTAAGCAAAATAATAGAAGAAAAATTATAGCTTGTTCTTCATCAATAGGACCAGGAGCTGCAAATATGGTCACAGCAGCAGCAACAGCAACAGTAAATAATATACCATTACTTTTACTTCCAGGTGATTCATTTGCAACTAGACAACCAGATCCAGTGCTTCAACAAATTGAGCAATCTTATAATCTTGGAATCACTACAAATGATGTATTTAAGCCTGTATGCAAGTATTGGGATAGAGTAAATAGACCTGAACAATTAATGTCTGCAATGATCAATGCAATGAGAGTATTGACTGATCCAGCTGAAACAGGAGCAGTATGTATATCACTTCCACAGGATGTTCAAGGAGAAAGTTTTGAGTTTCCAGAATATTTCTTTAAAAAACGTGTTCACAAAATTACTAGACCTTTAGCTGTAGAAGAGGAATTTTATGAATGCTTAAATATAATAAAAAACAAAAAGAAACCTATAATAATTTGTGGTGGTGGAGTAAGGTATTCAGAAGCTGGAGATGCATTATCTAAATTTGCTAATAAATTTAATATACCTATAGGAGAAACACAAGCGGGGAAAAGCTCAATAAAATCAAGTGATCCTATGAACTTAGGTGGTATTGGAGTTACAGGAAATTTAGCATCAAATATCATAGCTAAAGATGCTGATTTAGTAATCGGAGTTGGCACAAGATTTTCAGATTTTACAACTGCATCAAAATCATTGTTTAAAAATCCAGATGTAGAATTTGTAACAATTAATTTATCAAAATTTCATGCTAGTAAATTGGACTCATGTAAGATGGTTGGAGATGCTAAAGAATGTTTAGAATATCTTCATAAATTACTTGAAAAAGAAAATTATATTTCTTCATATAAAGATGAGATAAAAGATGCAAAAATTGCATGGAAAGAAGAAATGAAAAGACTAACTAATATAAAATATGAAGAGAATTTTGAGCCAATTATAAAATTTAGAAATAAAGAAAGCTTAGAAGAATTTAAAAAATTAACTGATACAACAATAACTCAAACATCTGCATTAGGATTAATTAGAGAATGTATTGATGATGATTCAATTATTGTTGGAGCATCAGGAAGTTTACCAGGAGATCTTCAAAGAATGTGGGAAACAGAATCTTTAAATTCTTATCATATGGAATACGGATACTCATGTATGGGATATGAAATAGCGGCAGGATTTGGTGCAAAGTTAGCAGATCCAGAAAAAGAAGTTTATTCAATTTTAGGTGATGGAAGTTATTTAATGTTACATTCAGAACTTATAACTTCAATTCAAGAGAATAAAAAAGTAAATGTATTATTATTTGATAACTGTGGATTTGGTTGTATAAATAACTTACAAATGTCTAATGGAATAGGAAATTTAGCAACTGAATTTAGATATAGAAATAGTGAAACAAATAAACTTAATGGTAAATTAATACCAATAGATTTTGCAAAAGCAGCTGAGGGATATGGTTTAAAAACATACACAGCTAAAAACTTAGAAGAATTAAAGAATGCATTAATAGATGCAAAAAAACAAAAGGTTTCTACTTTAATTGATATTAAAGTATTACCTAAAACTATGACTGATGGGTATGAATCGTGGTGGCATGTAGGATTAGCTGAAGTATCAGAAAAAGAATCTGTTAATGAGGCTTTTAAAAATAGTAAAAAAATATTAAAAGGTGCAAGAAAATATTAA
- the iolG gene encoding inositol 2-dehydrogenase: protein MLKVGIIGAGRIGKVHGESISKYVKNAEVKAIADVFLNEDTKKWAEEMGIDNVYNDYKKILEDPEIDAVLICSSTDTHSPISIEAIRAGKHVFCEKPIDHELSRIKEVIDELKKSNVKYQVGFNRRYDHNFKAVREAVVEGKIGEPHILKITSRDPEPPSIDYVKVSGGLFLDMAIHDFDMARYLLGNDVEEVYAAGNVLVDKAIGEAGDIDTAIVTLKMENGAMAVIDNSRQSAYGYDQRAEVFGSLGQVAVANDSTSSAVVSTKDGVNGEKPLFFFLERYMQAYAEEITEFIDAIVNDTEVCVNADDGLKAVLIGKAATKSLKENRPVKISEIQY from the coding sequence ATGTTAAAAGTTGGAATCATTGGAGCAGGAAGAATAGGTAAAGTTCATGGAGAAAGTATTTCTAAATACGTTAAGAATGCAGAAGTAAAGGCAATCGCAGATGTATTTTTAAATGAGGACACTAAAAAATGGGCTGAAGAAATGGGAATAGATAATGTTTATAATGACTACAAGAAAATTCTTGAGGATCCAGAAATAGATGCGGTACTTATATGTTCATCAACAGATACTCATTCACCAATTTCTATAGAAGCTATAAGAGCTGGCAAGCATGTATTCTGTGAAAAACCAATTGATCATGAATTAAGTAGAATTAAAGAAGTTATAGATGAACTTAAGAAATCAAATGTTAAATACCAAGTAGGATTTAATAGAAGATATGACCATAATTTTAAAGCAGTTAGAGAAGCTGTTGTAGAAGGTAAAATTGGAGAACCACACATTCTTAAAATAACTTCAAGAGATCCAGAACCACCATCAATAGATTACGTTAAAGTTTCAGGTGGGCTGTTCCTTGATATGGCTATTCATGATTTTGATATGGCTAGATATCTTTTAGGAAATGATGTTGAAGAAGTTTATGCAGCTGGAAATGTATTAGTAGATAAAGCTATTGGAGAAGCAGGAGATATAGATACTGCAATAGTTACATTAAAAATGGAAAATGGAGCAATGGCTGTAATTGATAACTCAAGACAATCAGCTTATGGATATGACCAAAGAGCAGAAGTATTTGGATCACTTGGACAAGTAGCTGTAGCTAATGATAGTACTTCAAGTGCAGTTGTATCAACAAAGGATGGAGTAAATGGAGAAAAACCACTATTCTTCTTCTTAGAAAGATATATGCAAGCTTATGCAGAGGAAATAACTGAATTTATTGATGCAATTGTAAATGATACAGAAGTTTGTGTAAATGCTGATGATGGATTAAAGGCAGTACTAATAGGTAAGGCAGCAACAAAATCTTTAAAAGAAAATAGACCTGTTAAGATATCAGAAATTCAATATTAA
- the iolE gene encoding myo-inosose-2 dehydratase has translation MFNSDKVKIGICPIGWTNDDMPDLGKENTFEQAISEMALAGFKGTEIGNKYPKDVKVLKKALEMRNLQIASAWFSSFLTTKPYEETEKEFIAYRDFLHAMGSKVIVVSEQGHSIQGQMETPIFDGKYHFNEEEWNLLANGLNKLGQLAADKGMKIVYHHHMGTGVQTTEEIDKLMSVTDENLVYLLFDTGHLVYSGENPVEILKKYVHRIKHVHLKDIRPEIVSKVKNEKLSFLKGVRAGAFTVPGDGSIDFEPIFKILAENNYEGWLMIEAEQDPSIANPLEYAIKGRQYIKEKASI, from the coding sequence ATGTTTAATAGCGATAAAGTGAAAATAGGAATATGTCCAATTGGTTGGACTAATGATGATATGCCAGATTTAGGGAAAGAAAATACATTTGAACAAGCCATAAGTGAAATGGCTCTTGCAGGATTTAAAGGTACTGAAATCGGAAATAAATACCCTAAAGATGTAAAGGTTTTAAAGAAGGCTTTAGAAATGAGAAATCTTCAAATTGCAAGTGCTTGGTTTAGCTCATTTTTAACTACTAAACCTTATGAAGAAACTGAAAAAGAATTTATAGCTTATAGAGATTTTTTACATGCAATGGGTTCTAAAGTTATAGTGGTTTCAGAACAAGGTCATAGTATTCAAGGGCAAATGGAAACTCCTATATTTGATGGAAAATATCATTTTAATGAAGAAGAATGGAATTTATTAGCTAATGGACTTAATAAATTAGGACAATTAGCAGCTGATAAAGGAATGAAGATTGTTTATCATCATCATATGGGTACTGGAGTGCAAACAACAGAAGAAATTGATAAGTTAATGAGTGTTACTGATGAAAATTTAGTATATTTATTATTTGATACAGGTCATTTAGTGTACTCAGGTGAAAATCCAGTTGAAATACTAAAAAAGTATGTTCACAGAATAAAACATGTTCATTTAAAAGATATAAGACCTGAAATTGTGAGTAAGGTTAAAAATGAAAAATTAAGTTTCTTAAAAGGTGTAAGAGCTGGAGCATTTACAGTTCCTGGAGATGGCTCAATAGATTTTGAACCAATATTTAAGATATTAGCAGAAAATAATTATGAAGGATGGTTAATGATAGAAGCAGAACAAGATCCATCTATTGCAAATCCTCTTGAATACGCAATTAAAGGAAGACAGTATATAAAAGAAAAAGCTAGTATTTAA
- a CDS encoding solute:sodium symporter family transporter has product MFTLITFIFFVVLVGVISFYKTRGSNTESADGYFLAGRGLSGVVIASSIMLTNLSTEQIIGLNGQSYMTNMGPMAWEATACVSLGILALIFLPKYFKSGITTIPDFLEERYDSTTKRIVSLLLLLGYIVTYIPTVLYSGAIVINKIFGISDILGITTFQAIALTGFIISVIGCIYAVYGGLKLCAVSDTINGIGLLVGGLMVPVLGIISVGHGNFVDGFNVLLANPQKLNAINPANSLSPLVPWPVLMTGLLFNNLFYFCTNQSIVQRALGAKNLEEAQKGAIYAGFLKLIGPFFLVLPGVIAFAKYGTRLENADMAYPTLLIDVLPKSLLGFFAAVLFGAIMSSFNGALNSSATLFTLDLYKPLMKPKASDKELVHIGRKFNIIVAIIATCVAPFILYAPTGLYGFLQECFGFYNVPILAAVVVGFYSKRVPKIAPKIAFFVHIALYTLSKFLIKDVHFLYVLGVLFPTCVIVMLIIGKLHPRENDFIQENKAVVSLTPWKHAKLATGIMIGTMCLIYLIFSPLGIGQW; this is encoded by the coding sequence ATGTTTACGTTAATTACCTTTATATTTTTTGTAGTTTTAGTAGGTGTAATATCATTTTACAAGACTAGAGGTTCTAATACTGAATCAGCAGATGGATATTTTTTAGCTGGCAGAGGATTATCAGGTGTTGTAATAGCCAGTTCAATAATGCTTACCAATTTATCAACAGAACAAATAATAGGGTTAAATGGACAAAGTTATATGACTAATATGGGGCCAATGGCATGGGAAGCTACGGCTTGTGTATCATTAGGAATTTTAGCTTTAATATTTTTACCTAAGTACTTTAAAAGTGGAATTACAACAATACCAGATTTTTTAGAGGAAAGATATGATTCAACAACAAAAAGAATAGTATCGTTGTTGCTTCTTTTAGGATATATAGTAACATACATTCCTACAGTACTGTATTCAGGTGCTATAGTTATAAATAAAATATTTGGAATATCAGATATTTTAGGAATAACAACTTTTCAAGCAATAGCACTAACTGGATTTATAATATCAGTAATAGGTTGTATATATGCAGTATATGGTGGATTAAAACTATGTGCTGTATCAGATACCATTAATGGAATAGGCCTGCTTGTAGGTGGCTTAATGGTACCTGTACTTGGAATAATATCAGTTGGACATGGGAATTTTGTAGATGGATTTAATGTTTTACTAGCCAATCCTCAAAAATTAAATGCAATAAATCCAGCAAATTCCCTTTCCCCATTAGTTCCATGGCCAGTTTTAATGACTGGATTATTATTTAATAATTTATTCTATTTCTGCACAAACCAATCAATTGTTCAAAGAGCTTTAGGTGCTAAAAATTTAGAAGAAGCACAAAAAGGAGCTATATATGCAGGATTTTTAAAATTAATAGGACCTTTCTTTTTAGTATTACCAGGTGTAATTGCATTTGCTAAGTATGGAACAAGATTAGAAAATGCAGATATGGCATACCCTACATTATTAATAGATGTGTTACCAAAATCATTATTAGGATTTTTTGCTGCAGTTTTATTTGGAGCTATTATGAGTTCATTTAATGGAGCATTAAATAGTTCAGCTACTTTATTTACATTAGATCTTTATAAACCACTTATGAAACCAAAAGCTAGTGATAAAGAATTAGTTCATATTGGTAGAAAATTCAATATAATAGTTGCAATAATAGCTACATGTGTTGCACCATTTATCTTATATGCACCTACGGGATTATATGGATTTTTACAAGAATGTTTTGGTTTTTATAATGTACCGATTTTAGCAGCTGTAGTTGTAGGGTTTTATTCTAAAAGAGTTCCTAAGATTGCACCTAAAATTGCATTTTTTGTTCATATAGCTTTATATACATTATCAAAATTTTTAATAAAAGATGTTCATTTTCTTTACGTATTGGGAGTTTTATTCCCAACATGTGTAATCGTTATGCTTATAATAGGGAAATTACATCCTAGAGAAAACGATTTTATACAAGAAAATAAAGCAGTAGTTAGTTTAACACCGTGGAAACATGCTAAATTAGCCACTGGAATTATGATAGGAACAATGTGTTTGATATATTTAATTTTCTCACCACTAGGAATAGGTCAGTGGTAA
- a CDS encoding amidohydrolase — MNEQIYYNGYILTMEDPLYVDSIFVKDKIIQKIGNYEEIIQLKTPNTEMIDLNNKTLMPSFIDPHSHISALANTLSLVTLDDAKSFDDIINKLKSFKESNNLKDDEWIIGFGYDNNYLVENSNPTKEILDKASLSNPILIAHASGHMGVANSLALKELDITNETKDPVGGHIGRVCGSNEPNGYMEENAFIHIASKIPQPSLDTTLKLIDKAQDIYLSYGITTVQDGLVNDNEFNLLKAMSDEKKLKVDVIGYVDLKNSKNIAKNNKDYIKKYKNKYKIGGYKLFLDGSPQGKTAWVTKPYESSKDNYCGYPIYKNSEVEDFVHVALNENMQLITHCNGDAAADQLLNSFINVIEKYNIKYTNRPVMIHAQLVRYDQIDEMKKINMIPSYFVAHTYYWGDIHIKNFGSIRAFRISPAKTTLDKDVTFTFHQDSPVVPPDMLFTVWCAVNRITKDGIIIGEFERISPLDALKAVTINAAYQYFEEDIKGSIKEGKLANLVILDKNPLMVEPIKIKDIKILKTIVEGEILYTNN, encoded by the coding sequence ATGAATGAACAAATATATTACAATGGCTACATTTTAACAATGGAAGATCCGCTATATGTTGATTCAATATTTGTAAAGGATAAAATAATACAAAAAATAGGTAACTATGAAGAAATTATTCAATTAAAAACTCCTAATACAGAAATGATAGATTTGAATAATAAAACTTTGATGCCATCATTTATTGATCCTCATAGTCATATAAGTGCACTTGCAAATACATTAAGCTTAGTAACTTTAGATGATGCTAAAAGTTTTGATGATATAATTAATAAATTAAAATCTTTTAAAGAAAGCAATAACCTAAAAGATGATGAATGGATAATTGGATTTGGATATGATAATAACTATTTAGTTGAAAATTCTAATCCTACAAAAGAAATCTTAGATAAAGCGTCTCTTTCTAATCCTATATTAATAGCACATGCATCAGGACACATGGGAGTAGCTAATTCTTTAGCATTGAAAGAATTAGATATAACTAATGAAACTAAGGATCCTGTTGGTGGACATATAGGAAGAGTATGTGGTTCTAATGAACCTAATGGTTATATGGAGGAAAATGCCTTCATTCACATTGCATCTAAAATCCCTCAGCCTTCTTTAGATACTACACTTAAACTTATCGATAAAGCTCAAGATATTTATTTAAGTTATGGAATTACTACTGTACAAGATGGTTTAGTTAATGATAATGAATTTAACTTATTAAAAGCCATGTCTGATGAAAAAAAATTAAAAGTGGATGTTATCGGTTATGTAGATTTAAAAAATAGTAAAAATATTGCTAAAAATAACAAAGATTATATCAAAAAATATAAAAATAAATATAAAATAGGTGGTTATAAACTATTTTTAGATGGATCTCCTCAAGGTAAAACTGCTTGGGTTACAAAGCCATATGAATCATCAAAGGATAATTATTGTGGATACCCAATATATAAAAACTCTGAAGTAGAAGATTTTGTACATGTAGCTCTTAATGAAAATATGCAACTTATCACCCATTGTAATGGTGATGCTGCTGCTGATCAATTATTAAATTCTTTTATTAATGTTATTGAAAAATACAATATTAAATATACAAATCGTCCAGTTATGATACATGCTCAACTTGTCAGATATGATCAAATAGATGAGATGAAAAAAATTAATATGATTCCATCTTATTTTGTTGCTCATACATATTATTGGGGTGATATTCATATAAAAAACTTTGGAAGTATAAGAGCCTTTAGAATAAGTCCAGCTAAAACCACATTAGATAAAGATGTTACTTTCACCTTCCACCAAGACAGTCCTGTTGTTCCTCCTGATATGTTATTTACTGTTTGGTGCGCAGTAAATAGAATTACAAAAGATGGCATTATTATAGGGGAATTTGAAAGAATTTCTCCATTAGATGCATTAAAAGCTGTTACTATAAATGCTGCTTATCAATATTTTGAAGAAGATATAAAAGGATCTATAAAAGAAGGAAAATTAGCTAATTTAGTAATACTAGATAAAAATCCATTAATGGTAGAACCTATTAAAATCAAAGATATTAAAATTTTAAAAACTATTGTTGAAGGTGAAATTTTATATACAAATAATTAA